One window from the genome of Ascaphus truei isolate aAscTru1 unplaced genomic scaffold, aAscTru1.hap1 HAP1_SCAFFOLD_392, whole genome shotgun sequence encodes:
- the LOC142483914 gene encoding E3 ubiquitin/ISG15 ligase TRIM25-like — translation MASAGLREELTCPICLSTYTQPVMLRCGHNFCQGCIGSVWDSQGGSGLYTCPECRKRFRERPALQRNLKLCNIAERFLSTQPEQEEAVIFCTYCDSSVPAAKTCLHCDASLCDIHLERHSKSEEHVLTVPTTSLKTRKCPVHKKLLECYCTEDAACICVSCWVFGEHRGHQVESLNEASEKKKEKLRHVLEKLTSVREETEKRAQSLQERRREAQEKAAGETARVTALIRDIRERLEVLEKRVLSEITRWEEQVSLRVSDLIQQLEIKKDELSRKMLHIEELCNTTDPLTVLQGRESDNADLCDAEEGGNEDREREGNKVPAVGDLYEVLIPLTLQRLADIATDLKAKSGFYVQGDSGILLDVNTAANNVSVSGDLKTASCSVRKQLRPDTPERFVFYYQVLSSRSFSSGQHYWEVEISDSGRRGVGISYPSIVRKGCQSCIGNNKKSWCFYTWDNNHAVIHDTISTQIYPESPVQRLGIYLDYEAGRLSFYQLCDPIRHLHTITATFTEPVHAAFAVCGNGWVRIRS, via the coding sequence TTCTGCCAGGGCTGTATTGGGAGTGTGTGGGATTCCCAGGGGGGATCTGGGCTTTATACCTGTCCTGAATGCAGAAAAAGGTTTCGGGAGCGTCCtgcactgcagaggaacctgaAGCTGTGTAACATAGCGGAGCGTTTCCTTTCTACTCAGCCGGAGCAGGAGGAGGCTGTGATCTTCTGCACTTACTGTGACTCCTCTGTACCCGCTGCTAAAACATGTCTGCATTGTGACGCCTCCCTGTGTGATATTCACCTAGAGAGACACAGCAAGTCAGAGGAACACGTCTTAACTGTGCCAACCACCTCCTTaaagaccaggaaatgtcccgtcCACAAGAAGCTCTTGGAGTGTTACTGCACTGAGGATGCTGCCTGTATCTGCGTGTCCTGCTGGGTGTTTGGGGAGCACAGGGGACACCAGGTGGAGTCGCTGAATGAGGCCTctgagaagaagaaggagaaacTGAGACATGTTCTGGAGAAACTGACCTCAGTGAGAGAGGAGACTGAGAAAAGAGCCCAGAGTCTGCAGGAACGCAGGAGAGAAGCACAAGAGAAAGCAGCTGGAGAGACAGCCCGAGTCACTGCCCTGATTAGGGACATCAGGGAACGGCTGGAAGTCCTAGAGAAGCGAGTCCTGAGTGAGATCACCAGGTGGGAAGAGCAGGTTTCTCTCCGAGTCTCTGATCTAATCCAGCAGCTGGAAATAAAGAAGGACGAGCTGTCCAGGAAGATGCTTCACATTGAGGAGCTGTGCAACACCACTGATCCATTAACTGTCTTACAGGGACGGGAATCAGACAATGCTGACTTATGTGATGCTGAGGAGGGAGGTaatgaggacagagagagagagggtaataaGGTCCCTGCTGTAGGGGATTTGTATGAGGTTCTGATCCCACTGACCTTACAGAGATTAGCTGATATTGCGACTGATCTAAAAGCAAAGAGCGGGTTCTATGTGCAGGGAGATTCAGGCATATTACTGGATGTAAATACAGCGGCTAATAATGTATCTGTATCAGGTGACCTGAAAACTGCATCCTGCTCAGTAAGAAAGCAGTTACGCCCGGATACACCAGAGAGATTTGTGTTTTATTATCAGGTTTTAAGCAGCAGGAGTTTTTCCTCAGGACAACATTACTGGGAGGTGGAGATCAGTGACTCAGGGCGCAGGGGGGTAGGGATTTCCTATCCCAGTATAGTAAGGAAAGGATGTCAGTCCTGCATAGGAAATAATAAGAAGTCCTGGTGTTTTTACACGTGGGATAATAATCATGCAGTGATACATGACACAATAagtacacagatatatcccgAGTCTCCCGTGCAGAGATTAGGAATATACCTGGACTATGAGGCTGGGCGGCTGTCCTTTTATCAGCTGTGTGACCcgatcagacacttacacaccatCACTGCCACCTTCACTGAGCCTGTTCATGCTGCGTTCGCTGTATGTGGTAATGGCTGGGTCAGAATCAGGAGCTAG